In the bacterium SCSIO 12741 genome, GCAATTTCAAAGGGATGTTACCTGCACCGTGGGCCAGGTCCCACCCCACATAGGCACCTGCTTTATGACCTGCGGCGGTAATCTTCTCCATATCGAATACCTGACCGGTGTAGTAGTTCACTCCACCAATCATAACCAAGGCCAGTGAATCGCCCGCTTCTTCAATCGCTTGGAGAATATCTTCTTCTCGGATCAAGTGCTCTCCTTCTCGGGGTGCAATTTCGATCAAGGCCTCATCCGGATTCAACCCATGGTGACGAACCTGGCTTTCCAAGGCATATTGATCCGATGGAAAGGCCTTTGCCTCGCAAACAATCTTGTAGCGCTCCGCAGTCGGACGGTAAAAAGAAACCATCATCAAATGCAGATTGGTGGTCAATCCATTCATGGCCACTACCTCTTTAGGCTTGGCACCAACGATTTTCGAAAGAGGCTCAGCAAACATCTCATGGTAAGAGAACCAAGGATTTTTGGCATCAAAATGCCCTTCGACCCCATAGGTGGCCCAATCCTTCAATTCTTGTTTCAAAGCTGCTTCGGCCTGACGTGGCTGAAGTCCCAAACTATTACCGGTGAAATAAACTACATCATTCCCCTCATGCTGCGGAAATAGGAATTCTTTTCTCCAGGGCGCTAAAACATCCTGGTCGTCCATTTTCCGGGCAAAATCCAAACTGTATTCAAAATCCATTTTACGGCTCGTTTGTCTGCGTGATAAACATTTACATTTGCGCGGCCTCAAAGGTAAAAAAGCGGCATTAATCAAAACACGTACAAAAGTCATGAAAAGAGAAGTATCCGATAAACTGTATCAAGACGCCAAAAACCTGTTTCCCGGAGGAGTTAATTCTCCCGTAAGAGCCTTTCGCTCAGTGAAAGGTGAGCCTGTGTTCATGGACTCTGGTGACGGTGCCATTATTCGCGATGTGGACGGTAATGAATACATTGATTTTTGTTGTTCTTGGGGGCCCTTGATTCTGGGGCACAACGACTCAGACGTTCGCGAAAAGGTAACCAAGACCATCGCTAAGGGAACTTCCTTTGGAGCTCCAACTGCTTTGGAAAACGAACTGGGCGACTTGATTGTAAGCAACAACCGCTTTATCGACAAGATCCGTTTTGTGAGTTCAGGAACCGAAGCAGTTATGTCTGCCATCCGATTGGCCCGTGGCGTAACTGGAAAAAATAAGGTCCTCAAATTTGATGGCTGTTACCACGGTCACGTTGACTCGCTTCTGGTAAATGCCGGTTCAGGTCTGGTCACTTTTGGAATTTCTTCTTCGGCAGGTATTCCCGATTCATTTGTGAACGAAACACTCGTTGCACCATTGAACGATCGTGATGCCGTAAAACAAGCCATTGCCGATCACGGTGACGACTTGGCTTGTATTATTATTGAGCCCATTCCTGCCAACAACGGCCTATTGGTTCAGGAAAAAGAATACCTCGAATTCTTAAGAGAGATTACCCAAGAGAACAACATCCTCTTGATTTTTGACGAAGTAATTTCCGGTTTCCGCGTAGGATTCGAAGGTGCCGCTGGCCTCTATGATATTCAGCCCGACATTGTAACCTATGGAAAAATCATTGGTGGTGGTATGCCAGTAGGAGCTTACGGAGCTAAATTGGACATTATGAGCCAGGTAGCACCTGATGGCCCGGTTTATCAAGCCGGAACCCTTTCCGGAAATCCAGTAGCCATGTCAGCTGGTTTGGCCGCACTTCGCAAATGCCTGGAGCCTGGATTCTACGATGAGTTGGAAATGAAAACCACGGCCTTCGTTCAGGAAATGTGCGATGGCTTGGGTGAAGATCACCCCTTCCATGTTCAACAGATCGGATCCATCTTCTGGTTGGCCTTTGACAACAGCAAAGCCATTCGTGCCGCTTCAGAAATCGATGCTGATAGCATGAAATTCTTCAAAGACCTGTACTCCTATTTACTGGAGAATGGGGTGTATATGGGTCCATCCGGATACGAAGTTGGATTTATCTCAGCTGCTCACACCGAAGATCAGTTATTGCAGGCTGCACAAATCCTTAATAAAGGGATCATGCAAGCTCTTGAAAATCAAGGCTAAAAACCGTACTTTTGCAGCAAGTTCAAATGACGATGAATACGAGAAGTATACATAAGTGGAATTTGCGCAGAAAGTCCCGTAACCGGGGAGCTTTGAAGACTCTTTCGCTGGTAAAAAACCAATCTTTTAGATATGCTCGCGAAGCTGAACTGAAAGAGAAATACCGCTATTCGAAAGACGATTTGGAGCATTTGTTTGTGTAAAACCAGATTAGAGGTTGTTAAAAAAGTCTAAGATCGCTTCGGGATTCGACCGGTTAGCTCCTGGCTATTTCCTCTTGTCGAAAGTTTTTTTTGGCCGGAAACTCATCCAGGCCCAGGCGGATCATTTTATCCATACCCCACCTATTTCACGCCTTTTGGTTTTAGGCGGTGGCACGGGTCATTTTCTTCCTGATTTCTTTCCATTGCATCCAGATGCCCGGGTGGAATTTGTGGACCTATCGGATGGTATGCTGAAACAAGCTCGGCAAAATCTGGCTGGTGAATGTCCTCATCATTTTGATCAGGTATTTTTCCAGAAGCTGGATATTGAGCACGAACTCAAATACCTCACAGGAAATTATGATGCGGTTTTATTGCCCTTTGTACTGGATTGCTTATCATTGGATCAAATAAGACGAGTCTTGCACGATTTAAGGGGGTTAATTGCTCCTGGCGGCACCGTTTACCTCACCGACTTCTCCATACCCGACACTCCGGGATTTCAACAAACGAGCTACCAGGCCCTGGTTCAGGCCATGTACCTCTTTTTTCATGTGGTTACGGATATCCCGTTTCAGGATCTCCCGGACTTTAAGGCCTTATTTACCGAATGTGGTTATCATTTGGTAGAAGATCATTCCAGCGATCGGGAATTGATCATGCGGCAAACCTACCGGCTTAATCCATAAGCTCGATACTGGCATATACCAAAAAGGCATAGCGCGCCATTTTGCCCACCGTCATTCCAGGCAATACCCGCCAGGGACTCACCTTGAAAAAACCCAGAGCAACTGCCAGTGGATCGCCCAGAAACGGTGTCCAGGTTAGCCAAGCCAGCCAAGCCCCCCAACGATCCACACGAGATTGAAAACTCTCCAGCTTTTTGCGGCTAATACGGAGGTATTTCTCAATCCAACTAAGCTTGCCCAACCAGCCCAATCCAAAAGAGCTCATTCCCCTAATGTATTTCCCAACGTGGCCACCAAGATGCAAGCCACAGGATTTGCCCCACCAGCCACCATGTACAGCAGAAAAAACTCCGAGGAAACAGGCAAGACCGTAGCCGCCAAAAATGACCAGCCAAACAAAGTCCACCATTCAGGATTGAGCAAAACATCCATGGCCGCAAAATAAAAAAGCCCCGATACCCGGAGCTCATTTCTTTCGAAAATTAAGGCATAAAAAAAGGGCGGTCCGATTAAATCGGAACCACCCTTTTTTATTCCATTGAGGAAATTGTAGAATCTTATAGACTTTTAGTCCATCCGTCAGTCCATCCAGTACCAGCACCTGAAGCAGTACCAACTTGGCTATCCCAAACGTTCTCATCAAATCCATTTGGAAGTGGACCACGGTCACCGTTAGCGTCTTTAGACATTTTGAACTTGAAGTTTCCTTCAACACAGTTCTCAATCTGTACAGTAGTTACGTTAACGCTTCCGTCCATTACGTTGTTTACAGTTTGATCATCTTCAACTTCGATAGCGTATCCAGAGAAGTTTTTGATCAAAGCGTTTTTCAAAGTACACTTAGTACCTCTTCTCCACTTGATACCGTCGATAGCATCACCAGAACCTTTAGTTCTTCCGTTACCGATCAAAGTAAGGTTTTCCAAAGTTGGGTTAGAGAAAGGAGCAGCAGCGTTGTTGTCTTCTTGGTTATCAGCCTCAATTCCGCGGTCTCCAGCGTCAGAAGCTTGCTCAGCGATCCAGTATTTGTTAGATCCAGTCCATCCGAAAGTCCAGTCGAAGCTATCATCTTTAGAACCAGTAGATACCAAGTACTCAGTGTTTACAGTACCACCGAACCACTCAAATCCGTCATCACCGCCCATGTAGGCTTGCAAGTGGTGAAGAGTAGTTCCAGAACCAACACCGTTGAAGGTAAATCCGTTGTGCTCTTTTTCAGCGTTAATAGCGTTACCAGTGTACTCAACACGTACGTAAGCCATAACACCTGAGTTGTCAGAAGCATCAGTACCACCGTACTTAACACCACCTACTTCAGCTTCAGCTTCAGAACCGTTGTTGATAGGAGCTTTTCCACAGATGATGATACCACCCCAGTCACCTCTTTCAGGTGAAGATTTACCAGAAGTGAAAACGATAGGAGCATCAGAAGTTCCTTCAGCCATAATCTTAGCACCTCTTTCAACCAATAGGTAAGCTACTGTTTCATTTGGATCAGCAGTAATAGTACATCCAGCAGGAATAGTCAAAGTAGCACCTTCTTTTACGTGGATACCACCTTGAAGAGTATATGCAGTTTTTGGAAGAGTTACGTTAGCAGTAATATCAGCGTTCAAAGTCTGAGTAGAACCTTCGTTCAATTTCTCGATGTAAGACTTAGAAGCGTAAGTACAAGAACCGTCGTCATCTTTAGCGTCGGCATCGTAGTTAGTAGCAGTTGAATCTGTACAACCTTCTTTCTTACAAGAGGTCATTCCACCTACCATACCAAGTGCTAGTACGGCAATCATCAAAGATTTAGCGGGTTTTTTAATTGTTTTCATTTCGTGTGTTTTATCCTTTTTATTTGATGCGAAGAACGTGTGGTTATTTTATTCGTTATTTAGTCTGCTTTTAAGCAATTGTTACGAATAATATTGGCAATGTTTAGAAATTGTAAACCGCCTTAACTGCGAAGTCAACTCCTCTTTTGTAACGATTAACCAGGATGTCGCCAGCCTCTGTGTTCTGCTCCTGACGGATGTAAGGATTCAAAATATTCATCACTTTAAAGTCAATTGACCAATGCTCGTCAATCTTGTTCTTACAGATGAAGTCCAGGGTATTTACAGAAAGTTCGTAGATGTCACCCATTCCGTTTACACCGGCCGCAGCGATACGCTTACCGAAAACATTGTAAGCCAGAGTAAAGTCCGTTTTAGCACCCACTTCCTGGTTCTTTTTGTGGCGCAAACGGTAAGTTACGTCAGCGTTAACCAAGAGCGGAGTAGCTCCCTGAAGTGGACGAGTAGGATTCGTAACGTTGATAGATCCTGATGCACTTGTGTCGATAGAAATCTCAGAATACATCAAAGACAAGTTAGCTCCCAAAAAGATGTTTCGCATAATGCTGCTGTCGGCTGACTTCAACATAGCTCCCAAGTTTCTGGTGTACTCCACTTCCAATCCTACGATGTAGGCCTTATCAGTATTGAAGTAAGTCTGCAAAGGAGTAGAAGAAGAAACACGAACACGCTCAATTGGGTTGTCCAGGTATTTGAAGAATGGGTTGAAAGCAATCAACTCTCCCGGATTAGGGAACAATTCGTACTTCACATCTACATTGTAGTTGTAAGCATTTTTCAAGTCAGGGTTACCTTGGTTCTGAACATCACCAAATTTCTCTTCGTACTGGAAGCGGGCAACTTCACGGAATCTTGGGCGAGTAATGGTTTTACTTGCAGCGAAACGTAAATTGCTCTTCTTGTTAATGGTCCATTTGGCACCTGCCATTGGGAAAAGGTTCACCGTATCCAAAACAGCTCTTCTCAAAGGATCAGAGAATTTGTCACCCAATTCCTTGTAGCGGGTCAACTGGTAAGACTGCTCAACACGAGCTCCCAAAGACACTTTAATTTTTTGCGGAACTACGTCGTAATCAACTGCTAAGTAACCAGCGTTGATATCCAAAGAAGCATCGTAAAATGAAGTGGCATCCAATTGCTCTTTAAAACGGAAGTACTTAGAATCAAAGTTTTCCTGGTTGAAGTAAGCATCAGGATTGTCCACGTCCATTTCTTCGGTCAATGGATTGTCAGGAGTAGAGGTCAAAATCTCATAGTTTACCTGACGCCAGTCAAACTCACGAGACTTGCTGTAGAAGTTGTATCCAACCTGCAACACACCACGGTTTGAATCGTCGTTCTTTTCTGAGATGTAGTTAAACTTGAACTGAACATCTGCTTTGGCATTCAAAATGTTTTCCTGCAAGTCAGAGTAGAAACGGTGGTTACTTGCTACATCCAAATCGTTGATCGCATAGCCACCTGTGTTTTCATTCAACAACCAAACCAACTGGTTACGATCTTTTTCACCGCTGGAAGCGATACCGTAGCTACCACCCCAAGTCAGAATCAAACGATCGTTTTTCATCATCTTGTTGGTTACGGTCAACTGGTGGTTCACCAAGTTGTTTACGAAGTAGGTATTTCTACGAGTAAAAAGATCCTGTCCCTGGTCACCGTTAAATCCGGTATACTCATCTGAGCGTTGCTCGGTAGACTGAATCGCCATCAAGTTGTAAGCGATGTCGTGCTTCTTGTTAATACGGTAGTTGGCATTCAAGAATCCAACTTTGTCGGTATTGTAACGGTACTTCTGAAAGTTGTAGTCGTTTTTCACCGCACCTTGAGCGATCAACAGCTTGTCGTAACCTTCGGTGTACTGGTAATCGTTTTCGATACCGGCAGAAGCGAAGAATCCAAATCCACCTTCTTTACCAATCTTGTAGTAGTTACCACCGGAAGCAGCAAAATTCATTGCTGGCATAGCGGTGTTGGTTGGAGAGTTAAATCCGTTTTTAAATCCTTCCGGATAAATAGGAGTTTCTTGAAGAGAGGTATTAAAGTTTCTGCTATTCTCTACTTCAGTAGGAAGATCACGGTTTCCACCATCGATTCCAAAAAAGTCAGCGCTTCCTGAATTCTGAGCTTGAAAATCCTGGAAGGTAGTAATGCTGTTTCCTGACAGACCCAATTCGATTTTGAAGGTAGGATCATCTGGATAGTCACGGGTTTTAATATCGATAGATGCACCAGCATAATCAGCAAAGTTGTCTACCTTAAATGTTTTATCGATCGAGATGTTTTGAACGATGTCGGTAGGAATCAAGCTCAAAGGAATCACCTTCAAGTCTGGATCCGGAGAGGGAACCGGGTTGTCGTTCATCATCGCCAGGTTGTAACGGTCACCCAATCCACGAACAAAAAGGTCGCTTCCGGTTACTACAGTTACCCCAGTCACTTTGGTCAAACCAGCTTCTACATCACTGGCACCTTTTTTCGACATTTCTGCCGCGCCAATGGTCTGCTCAATGCTGGATGCATTTTTCTGATCCATCAAAAGAATGGCCTCACTTTCACGAGACACCTTCGTTTCAATTTCAAAAGCCTTCAACACCTTAGCATCTTTACCAAGGGTTACACTCTTCACAACCTCCTGCCCTGCGGCAACGGTAATTTTAGATGAGTCAGCTTTTAGACCAATAAAGGAAATAACCAAGGTGTAATCCCCTGGCTTTACATTTTCTACGCGATACTTTCCATCGAAGTCTGTTGTTCCTCCAAGTGGAGCGCCACCTGCAACTGAAAACAACGCTACGTTGGCAAATGGAGCAGGTTGCAAATTTCCGTCAACCTCTTCCGTTACCGTTCCTGTCACAACCCCATTCTGTGCCCAAACGTTGAAGGATAGGGCCATGATTGTTAGGGTGGTAAGTACTTTCAAAATCTTCATTTCTCTACAATTTCCAATTTTTTGCAAAGGAACGGGAGCAATCCGCGGTGGGCAAGTAAATCCGTTTAATCAATTATTAATAAATGAACCCCCTTACCGGAATTGGAATAACTTTATATAATTTTTAGTTAACATTTAATTAAGGTAACATGGGTGGCGATAAACTCAAATTTGGGAAAGAGAAAAAGAAGAATAAAAAGAAAATGGACGAAAAGAAATACAAGATCCTTCTCGTAGACGATGAGCCAGATATTGTAGAAGTATTGCAATACAACCTCGAAAAAGAAGGATTTGAAGTCCATGGATCCAACAACGGATTGGAATCCATTGAGATCGCCCAAAAAATC is a window encoding:
- the kynU gene encoding kynureninase; translated protein: MDFEYSLDFARKMDDQDVLAPWRKEFLFPQHEGNDVVYFTGNSLGLQPRQAEAALKQELKDWATYGVEGHFDAKNPWFSYHEMFAEPLSKIVGAKPKEVVAMNGLTTNLHLMMVSFYRPTAERYKIVCEAKAFPSDQYALESQVRHHGLNPDEALIEIAPREGEHLIREEDILQAIEEAGDSLALVMIGGVNYYTGQVFDMEKITAAGHKAGAYVGWDLAHGAGNIPLKLHDWNVDFACWCSYKYMNSGPGSISGVFVHEQHCDNPDLPRFAGWWGYEKETRFLMEKGFKPMLSAEAWQLSNAPVLAMAVHKVSLDIFEQAGMDNLREKSLRLTGYLEYVINQINEKHEKADFEIITPKDTNQRGCQLSILAHGYGKTMFDRLTERGVVADWREPHVIRIAPVPLYNSFEDIYRFGQILEEAI
- the hemL gene encoding glutamate-1-semialdehyde 2,1-aminomutase, with the protein product MKREVSDKLYQDAKNLFPGGVNSPVRAFRSVKGEPVFMDSGDGAIIRDVDGNEYIDFCCSWGPLILGHNDSDVREKVTKTIAKGTSFGAPTALENELGDLIVSNNRFIDKIRFVSSGTEAVMSAIRLARGVTGKNKVLKFDGCYHGHVDSLLVNAGSGLVTFGISSSAGIPDSFVNETLVAPLNDRDAVKQAIADHGDDLACIIIEPIPANNGLLVQEKEYLEFLREITQENNILLIFDEVISGFRVGFEGAAGLYDIQPDIVTYGKIIGGGMPVGAYGAKLDIMSQVAPDGPVYQAGTLSGNPVAMSAGLAALRKCLEPGFYDELEMKTTAFVQEMCDGLGEDHPFHVQQIGSIFWLAFDNSKAIRAASEIDADSMKFFKDLYSYLLENGVYMGPSGYEVGFISAAHTEDQLLQAAQILNKGIMQALENQG
- a CDS encoding class I SAM-dependent methyltransferase, which encodes MSKVFFGRKLIQAQADHFIHTPPISRLLVLGGGTGHFLPDFFPLHPDARVEFVDLSDGMLKQARQNLAGECPHHFDQVFFQKLDIEHELKYLTGNYDAVLLPFVLDCLSLDQIRRVLHDLRGLIAPGGTVYLTDFSIPDTPGFQQTSYQALVQAMYLFFHVVTDIPFQDLPDFKALFTECGYHLVEDHSSDRELIMRQTYRLNP
- a CDS encoding carboxypeptidase regulatory-like domain-containing protein, which translates into the protein MKILKVLTTLTIMALSFNVWAQNGVVTGTVTEEVDGNLQPAPFANVALFSVAGGAPLGGTTDFDGKYRVENVKPGDYTLVISFIGLKADSSKITVAAGQEVVKSVTLGKDAKVLKAFEIETKVSRESEAILLMDQKNASSIEQTIGAAEMSKKGASDVEAGLTKVTGVTVVTGSDLFVRGLGDRYNLAMMNDNPVPSPDPDLKVIPLSLIPTDIVQNISIDKTFKVDNFADYAGASIDIKTRDYPDDPTFKIELGLSGNSITTFQDFQAQNSGSADFFGIDGGNRDLPTEVENSRNFNTSLQETPIYPEGFKNGFNSPTNTAMPAMNFAASGGNYYKIGKEGGFGFFASAGIENDYQYTEGYDKLLIAQGAVKNDYNFQKYRYNTDKVGFLNANYRINKKHDIAYNLMAIQSTEQRSDEYTGFNGDQGQDLFTRRNTYFVNNLVNHQLTVTNKMMKNDRLILTWGGSYGIASSGEKDRNQLVWLLNENTGGYAINDLDVASNHRFYSDLQENILNAKADVQFKFNYISEKNDDSNRGVLQVGYNFYSKSREFDWRQVNYEILTSTPDNPLTEEMDVDNPDAYFNQENFDSKYFRFKEQLDATSFYDASLDINAGYLAVDYDVVPQKIKVSLGARVEQSYQLTRYKELGDKFSDPLRRAVLDTVNLFPMAGAKWTINKKSNLRFAASKTITRPRFREVARFQYEEKFGDVQNQGNPDLKNAYNYNVDVKYELFPNPGELIAFNPFFKYLDNPIERVRVSSSTPLQTYFNTDKAYIVGLEVEYTRNLGAMLKSADSSIMRNIFLGANLSLMYSEISIDTSASGSINVTNPTRPLQGATPLLVNADVTYRLRHKKNQEVGAKTDFTLAYNVFGKRIAAAGVNGMGDIYELSVNTLDFICKNKIDEHWSIDFKVMNILNPYIRQEQNTEAGDILVNRYKRGVDFAVKAVYNF